One window of the Flavobacteriales bacterium genome contains the following:
- a CDS encoding Smr/MutS family protein, translating to MAKLKLDLHEIFNRGWKIDKALEDIIEEALNKKIKLVEIIPGKGSGQLKKKVIRFLDQKHIKNKYHRMEKDGKNWGRLFVHFKF from the coding sequence GTGGCTAAACTTAAACTCGACTTACACGAAATTTTTAATAGAGGCTGGAAAATAGACAAGGCCCTCGAGGACATTATTGAAGAAGCGCTGAATAAAAAGATTAAACTAGTCGAAATAATACCAGGAAAAGGCAGTGGCCAACTCAAAAAAAAAGTGATTCGCTTTCTAGATCAAAAACACATTAAGAACAAGTATCACCGCATGGAAAAAGATGGCAAGAACTGGGGCCGTCTGTTTGTTCATTTCAAGTTTTAA
- a CDS encoding cold-shock protein: MSNGTVKFFNDTKGFGFITPDDGGKDVFVHQSALSSDIAEGDKVSYDVEDGQKGLNAVNVKVN; the protein is encoded by the coding sequence ATGAGTAACGGAACAGTAAAGTTTTTCAACGACACAAAAGGATTTGGATTTATAACTCCAGATGACGGCGGCAAAGATGTATTTGTACACCAAAGTGCTTTATCAAGTGATATCGCTGAAGGTGACAAAGTAAGCTACGATGTTGAAGACGGTCAGAAAGGACTAAACGCAGTAAATGTAAAAGTAAACTAG